A single Ptiloglossa arizonensis isolate GNS036 chromosome 2, iyPtiAriz1_principal, whole genome shotgun sequence DNA region contains:
- the LOC143143525 gene encoding uncharacterized protein LOC143143525, whose amino-acid sequence MAAATTMGHVFEFEYENELNDNLYNLKMSGKSTASFTASNMRLRRALKPILRLLKKRTTNRSGKQGKEQKTVPQAEIFTEEVDNQNNANEALERRLLAELQDAEEGAAITVCLDGQMTVVPVVPGQCYVPVHFAHTHAGDFYWTTLSMADSDLCYKERAFSQHQTPEMQVA is encoded by the coding sequence ATGGCCGCCGCCACCACTATGGGCCACGTGTTCGAGTTCGAGTACGAGAACGAGCTGAACGACAATCTTTACAACCTGAAGATGTCGGGGAAGAGCACCGCCAGTTTTACCGCGAGCAACATGCGGCTCAGACGAGCGCTGAAGCCCATTCTGCGGTTATTGAAGAAGAGGACCACGAACAGGAGCGGTAAACAGGGAAAGGAGCAAAAGACGGTACCGCAAGCGGAGATATTCACCGAGGAGGTCGATAACCAGAACAACGCGAACGAGGCCTTGGAGAGGAGACTATTGGCAGAACTTCAGGACGCCGAGGAAGGAGCTGCCATCACGGTCTGCTTGGACGGGCAAATGACAGTGGTGCCGGTTGTACCTGGTCAGTGCTACGTGCCTGTTCATTTCGCGCACACCCACGCAGGGGATTTCTACTGGACGACCCTGAGTATGGCAGACAGTGACCTGTGCTACAAGGAGCGTGCTTTCTCGCAGCATCAAACGCCCGAGATGCAAGTCGCGTGA